Proteins from one Rosa chinensis cultivar Old Blush chromosome 7, RchiOBHm-V2, whole genome shotgun sequence genomic window:
- the LOC112176650 gene encoding WD repeat-containing protein 44 — protein sequence MGSYSEECEDQFYDTREDLSSVSDWGADCCEDCSPIASVFSRYECWGKNPESVHERRHRFLKWMGLDLDRNLSMTEESDDGFFIDRSEMGIDRMKEDSGVVLRTSGFEEGCCSNQCTVSSSSSEVRVSLGNALDENFEFPTRKLNDRRDFVVDELGENCILSRFRELRLNQLVSSGEIHSNRAPAPSPSIEQLLQREVENARYLLDAKKKTKRGWLKKLRNGMCVADKPEAALSPISLQSATRTGMQRVRVQSSKMRSKELSSLYGGQNFSAHKGSILSMKFSLDGQHLASAGQDGIVRVWKVIEDERIDKFDIANDPSSLYFKMNPFSKLGSQVVDKEKQSNAKKLGGSSDSACVIFPPKIFRLMEKPLHEFQGHSGDVLDLSWSKNGFLLSSSVDKTVRLWQVGCDRCLRVFSHNNYVTCVDFNPLDDNYFISGSIDGKVRIWEIIRCLVVDYIDVREIVTAVSYRPDGEGGIVGFVTGNCCFYNIIDNHLKLDAEICIQGKKKSAGKRITGLQFSPSNPSKVMVTSADSVVRVISGSKVICKFKGLRSGGSHVSASFTSDGNHIVSASEDSSVHIWNYNSQDTSSSRSKNIRSCESFVSHNSMIAIPWNGVNDLPGTLPSPTFIGDAQGRSSLDSPLKLHNFDERTQQKMHLSSPDCFSLGRGFLLESLPKGTPTWPEEKLVNSSPVLPVPVSPTMSRSEYRFLKNACQSMSASSHMWGLVIVTAGWDGHIRTYHNYGLPTRF from the exons ATGGGGAGTTACAGTGAAGAGTGTGAGGATCAATTTTATGATACCAGGGAGGACCTATCTTCTGTGTCAGATTGGGGTGCAGATTGCTGTGAGGACTGTAGTCCTATTGCTTCGGTTTTTTCAAGGTATGAGTGTTGGGGTAAGAACCCGGAAAGTGTTCATGAGCGCCGCCATAGGTTCCTCAAATGGATGGGTTTGGATTTAGATCGGAATTTGAGTATGACAGAAGAATCAGATGATGGCTTCTTTATTGACAGAAGTGAAATGGGTATTGATAGAATGAAAGAAGACAGTGGGGTGGTGTTGAGAACTTCAGGATTTGAAGAGGGGTGTTGCTCAAATCAGTGTACAGTGTCTTCTTCATCAAGTGAAGTTCGAGTATCACTAGGAAATGCTTTGGATGAGAattttgaatttccaacgaGGAAATTGAATGATCGAAGGGACTTTGTTGTGGATGAATTGGGTGAGAATTGCATACTCAGCAGATTCCGTGAGTTGAGACTAAATCAGTTGGTCAGTTCTGGGGAGATTCATTCCAACCGTGCCCCAGCACCATCTCCTTCAATTGAGcaattattgcagagagaagttGAAAACGCTAGGTACTTGCTTGAtgcaaaaaagaagactaaAAGAGGATGGTTAAAGAAGTTACGCAATGGGATGTGTGTTGCTGATAAACCTGAGGCTGCACTGAGCCCCATCAGTCTTCAATCTGCAACACGGACAGGGATGCAAAGAGTCCGGGTTCAATCAAGTAAAATGCGGAGCAAGGAACTGTCTTCTCTTTATGGTGGGCAAAATTTTTCGGCTCACAAGGGGTCAATTTTGTCGATGAAGTTCAGTCTTGATGGGCAACACCTGGCAAGTGCTGGTCAAGATGGTATCGTCCGTGTATGGAAGGTGATTGAGGATGAGAGAATAGACAAATTTGATATTGCGAATGATCCTTCTTCTCTATACTTCAAAATGAATCCATTTTCTAAGTTAGGCTCTCAGGTTGTGGACAAAGAGAAACAAAGTAATGCGAAGAAATTGGGTGGATCATCAGACTCAGCTTGTGTGATTTTCCCTCCAAAGATTTTCCGTTTAATGGAGAAGCCTCTGCACGAATTCCAGGGACACAGTGGTGATGTCTTGGATCTCTCATGGTCAAAGAATGGG TTTCTGCTCTCATCCTCTGTTGATAAGACAGTTCGACTATGGCAAGTGGGATGTGACAGATGCCTGAGAGTTTTCTCTCATAATAATTATG TGACATGTGTTGATTTCAACCCTCTGGATGATAATTATTTCATCAGTGGTTCAATTGACGGAAAAGTTCGCATCTGGGAAATTATTCGTTGTCTGGTTGTGGATTATATTGATGTTCGCGAGATAGTCACTGCTGTATCTTATCGTCCTGATGGAGAG GGAGGAATTGTGGGCTTTGTCACCGGAAATTGCTGCTTTTATAATATCATAG ATAATCACCTGAAATTGGATGCTGAGATATGCATACAGGGCAAAAAGAAGTCAGCGGGAAAGAGGATTACTGGCTTGCAG TTTTCTCCAAGCAACCCAAGCAAGGTTATGGTCACCTCTGCTGATTCAGTAGTACGTGTCATTTCTGGGTCTAAGGTCATCTGCAAATTTAAGG GTCTGCGAAGTGGAGGAAGCCATGTTTCTGCATCTTTTACCTCAGATGGAAACCACATTGTTTCGGCGAGTGAGGATTCAAGTGTTCACATCTGGAACTACAATAGCCAGGACACGTCCTCTTCACGATCAAAGAACATAAGGTCTTGTGAGAGTTTCGTGTCCCACAACTCGATGATCGCGATACCTTGGAATGGTGTGAACGATCTCCCAGGAACACTTCCATCCCCTACATTCATTGGGGATGCTCAGGGAAGAAGCAGCCTTGATAGTCCACTGAAGCTTCACAATTTCGATGAGAGAACACAACAGAAAATGCATCTCTCTTCACCTGATTGCTTCTCTCTGGGTCGTGGGTTTTTGTTGGAGTCATTGCCAAAGGGAACTCCAACTTGGCCCGAAGAGAAACTAGTAAACTCAAGTCCCGTGCTCCCGGTGCCTGTTTCCCCAACAATGTCTAGATCAGAGTACAGGTTTTTGAAGAATGCTTGTCAGAGCATGTCTGCTTCTTCGCATATGTGGGGCCTCGTGATTGTCACTGCCGGCTGGGACGGACATATCAGAACCTACCACAATTATGGGTTACCGACTCGTTTTTAA